The Candidatus Thorarchaeota archaeon genome has a segment encoding these proteins:
- a CDS encoding energy-coupling factor transporter transmembrane protein EcfT has protein sequence MSFLEIFKYTRQDSIIHRLDPRTKLALSSVLGIISLLFLDIIPLIIIILFLLPLLAAAKSLGRWAKNIKGLASLVLFIMVFNTLFSTDPHPFSRSLALALRLLAMMTSFSFFFLTVHPDELSQALIKLHVKYEFALAVSMAMRYVPTLGQDAYSIMDAQKSRGVELDKGNLLKRIRNIIPIIVPLIVVAIRRALSISESMESRGFGASGGRTYMDMIRFKRRDWAVLTLSILALFLILFLKFWWGLPSWMLWQLPF, from the coding sequence TTGTCCTTCTTAGAGATATTCAAGTACACACGCCAAGACTCGATCATTCATCGTCTAGACCCCCGTACAAAACTGGCTCTCTCGTCAGTATTAGGCATCATCTCGCTCTTATTTCTCGACATCATCCCCCTTATCATTATTATACTCTTTCTTCTCCCTCTATTGGCGGCTGCGAAATCGTTAGGTCGTTGGGCTAAGAACATCAAAGGGTTGGCATCTCTTGTCCTCTTTATTATGGTCTTCAATACGCTCTTTTCTACTGATCCACATCCTTTCTCACGGTCATTAGCTCTAGCTCTTCGTCTATTGGCAATGATGACCTCATTCTCCTTCTTCTTCCTTACAGTCCATCCGGATGAACTCTCTCAGGCACTCATCAAACTTCATGTGAAATACGAGTTTGCTCTGGCTGTCAGTATGGCCATGCGCTATGTTCCCACTCTTGGACAGGACGCTTACTCGATAATGGACGCACAGAAGTCACGCGGAGTAGAACTCGACAAGGGGAATCTTTTGAAGAGGATTCGAAACATCATTCCTATCATTGTCCCTCTGATCGTGGTTGCAATACGGCGTGCTCTCTCAATCTCTGAGAGTATGGAGTCTCGCGGATTCGGTGCCAGTGGAGGTCGTACCTACATGGATATGATCCGGTTCAAGCGTCGTGATTGGGCCGTTCTGACCCTCTCAATTCTTGCCCTCTTCTTAATACTCTTCCTCAAGTTCTGGTGGGGTCTCCCAAGTTGGATGCTCTGGCAACTCCCCTTTTGA
- a CDS encoding energy-coupling factor ABC transporter ATP-binding protein gives MTIIFDDVHFAYDGIYTALRGVSLQIDYGESIAIMGTNGAGKTTLIKHLNGLLRPSHGRVLLDGADIRDKSVAELSRIVGLVWQNPDHQLFLESVEKEILFGLKNLGFSTEEAEERCASTLSKLGLSHLAKRRPFSLSGGERKRVALASILATEPQVLALDEPTIGQDARQKKRLAQMLHEMNREGRTVIVVTHDIEFAVENFSRAIAMAGGRIVADGSTPTVLSNEEVVARCSLAPPQMTIAARELHQDFPRIPERLTQVEELEREIVRVVGGE, from the coding sequence ATGACAATCATCTTTGATGATGTGCACTTTGCCTATGACGGCATCTATACTGCTCTTCGTGGGGTTTCTCTCCAAATCGATTATGGTGAGTCTATTGCGATCATGGGGACAAATGGTGCTGGCAAGACGACTCTCATCAAGCATCTAAATGGTCTTCTCCGGCCCTCTCATGGTCGAGTCCTTCTTGACGGTGCTGATATTCGTGACAAGTCTGTTGCCGAGCTCTCACGAATTGTTGGGCTTGTCTGGCAAAACCCCGATCATCAGCTCTTTCTCGAATCGGTAGAAAAGGAGATTCTCTTCGGTCTGAAAAATCTAGGATTCTCCACGGAGGAGGCTGAAGAGCGATGTGCCTCCACGCTCTCAAAACTTGGGCTGTCACATCTTGCGAAGCGTCGTCCCTTTTCTCTCTCTGGTGGGGAACGCAAACGGGTTGCTCTTGCATCCATTCTTGCAACAGAGCCACAGGTCTTGGCTCTTGACGAGCCTACAATTGGTCAAGATGCGCGTCAGAAGAAGCGTCTGGCTCAGATGCTTCATGAGATGAACCGCGAGGGGCGTACGGTCATTGTTGTGACCCATGATATTGAATTTGCAGTCGAAAACTTCTCTCGTGCCATTGCGATGGCAGGCGGGCGGATAGTTGCAGATGGTTCCACTCCTACAGTTCTGAGTAACGAGGAAGTAGTGGCACGCTGTTCGTTGGCCCCCCCACAGATGACAATTGCGGCACGTGAACTTCATCAAGACTTTCCAAGAATCCCTGAACGGTTGACCCAAGTGGAAGAATTGGAACGAGAAATCGTCCGAGTTGTGGGAGGTGAATGA
- a CDS encoding ATP-binding cassette domain-containing protein gives MALIEWKNFSFKYMGSDVLALRKINLSIDEGEYVVITGPSGCGKTTLCRTINALVPQFHSGYIGGNVVVDLMNTREHKVADMASTVGLVFQNPANQLVTLSVEKEIAFGPENLGVPPEVIRRRVNDLIRLLDLEHLRDKHPHEMSGGEQQRVALAATLALHPKILVADEPTSNLDPRSAEKILDLIAKQNQQGMTVIVVEHRLDIVAKDASRIVLMDKGQIVADGPPREILAMDLCEEIGIGVPKAVELYKRLRARGIELPQVPLTGEELASIIREVYT, from the coding sequence TTGGCCCTGATCGAATGGAAAAACTTCAGTTTCAAGTACATGGGTAGCGACGTACTTGCATTACGGAAGATCAATCTCTCCATCGATGAGGGTGAGTACGTTGTCATAACCGGGCCATCGGGATGTGGTAAGACGACCCTCTGCCGGACCATTAATGCTCTAGTACCACAGTTTCATTCAGGTTACATTGGTGGTAATGTTGTTGTTGACTTGATGAATACACGTGAACACAAAGTGGCAGACATGGCCTCCACAGTGGGTCTCGTCTTTCAAAATCCCGCCAATCAACTTGTTACATTAAGCGTTGAGAAAGAAATCGCATTCGGTCCCGAGAACCTTGGTGTCCCCCCAGAAGTAATCAGGCGTCGTGTCAACGACCTGATACGTCTTCTTGATCTGGAGCATCTGCGTGATAAGCATCCACACGAGATGTCGGGTGGGGAGCAGCAGCGCGTTGCCCTTGCTGCAACATTAGCATTGCACCCAAAGATATTGGTTGCTGATGAGCCAACCTCAAATCTTGATCCTCGGAGTGCCGAAAAGATTCTAGACCTCATTGCTAAACAAAATCAGCAAGGCATGACGGTCATTGTCGTTGAACATAGGCTCGATATTGTTGCTAAAGATGCCTCACGAATAGTCTTGATGGACAAGGGTCAGATCGTGGCCGATGGTCCACCACGAGAAATACTTGCCATGGACCTGTGTGAGGAGATTGGCATTGGAGTGCCAAAGGCTGTTGAGTTGTATAAGCGATTGAGGGCCCGTGGTATCGAGTTGCCCCAAGTGCCGCTCACTGGAGAGGAGCTTGCATCAATCATCAGGGAGGTGTACACATGA
- a CDS encoding DHH family phosphoesterase, whose translation MTLRQLIQDAQHVLIMGHHNADPDALCSMIAFERLYHALNPEGNAVLACEDVSKLSTQVVRTFIPLPDIVEVPSQDFDLYVILDTNNTYQLGEALENLIPEPDKVLIIDHHTPNPDISTMASHLVVQSERSSTCEILVSVFQDLEVPITAEIANLLLSGILFDTRRFFYADDHTFHASIALIDAGADYNLCLQSLIVRPDRSERIARLRAASRLKIHLINDWIIVTSRIGAYEASASRAIIDLGADVAIVGGRPSKNAVRLSARSTKEFYSATGVSLGRDVMAPLGPLIDGEGGGHPNAGGANGTKNLEAALKEAVELVRSAIKRGPLEESASS comes from the coding sequence GTGACCCTCAGGCAACTTATCCAAGACGCACAGCATGTCCTGATCATGGGGCATCACAATGCAGATCCTGATGCGCTCTGTTCCATGATCGCCTTCGAGCGTCTCTATCACGCACTTAATCCCGAAGGTAACGCAGTCCTCGCATGTGAGGATGTCAGCAAGCTCTCAACACAAGTGGTTCGTACATTCATCCCTCTCCCTGATATCGTTGAAGTCCCATCCCAAGACTTTGACCTCTATGTCATACTTGACACTAACAATACCTATCAGCTTGGCGAAGCCCTTGAGAACCTGATTCCAGAACCTGATAAGGTGCTGATCATTGACCATCACACGCCAAACCCCGACATATCCACGATGGCCTCGCATCTGGTAGTTCAGAGTGAGCGATCTTCGACCTGTGAGATCTTGGTTTCAGTATTTCAGGATCTTGAGGTGCCTATCACTGCGGAGATTGCAAACCTGCTGCTCTCGGGCATTCTATTTGATACCCGGCGTTTCTTCTATGCTGATGATCACACATTTCATGCGTCTATTGCTCTTATTGATGCTGGTGCAGATTACAACCTCTGTCTTCAGTCCCTTATTGTCCGTCCAGACCGTTCCGAGCGGATCGCTCGTCTTCGTGCGGCAAGCCGACTGAAGATACATCTCATCAATGACTGGATCATTGTCACATCACGGATTGGTGCCTATGAGGCAAGTGCAAGTCGTGCCATTATTGATTTGGGGGCCGACGTTGCCATTGTTGGAGGTCGCCCCTCTAAGAATGCAGTGCGACTAAGTGCGCGTTCGACAAAAGAGTTCTATTCTGCAACTGGTGTCAGTCTTGGACGTGATGTCATGGCACCTCTGGGTCCGTTGATTGACGGTGAAGGTGGTGGTCATCCAAATGCTGGAGGCGCTAATGGTACAAAGAATCTTGAGGCTGCTCTAAAGGAGGCTGTTGAATTGGTCCGCTCTGCTATTAAACGTGGCCCACTTGAGGAGTCTGCTTCTTCATAG
- a CDS encoding DUF3194 domain-containing protein — protein MSGVIDIGLPSLSAEDIEALAEECELEVTRYIFQFVPEKSISELSVVCTLDFGTTLTFDLELDVSQKYDTGSSLDEILEQAAAHAQEWLESRLKEMKSQ, from the coding sequence ATGTCAGGGGTCATAGATATTGGACTTCCCTCTCTGAGCGCGGAGGATATAGAGGCTCTCGCAGAAGAGTGTGAACTCGAAGTCACACGATACATCTTTCAATTCGTTCCAGAAAAGAGCATCTCGGAACTCAGTGTCGTCTGTACACTTGATTTTGGCACTACATTGACCTTTGATCTCGAACTTGATGTCTCTCAAAAGTATGATACTGGCAGTTCCCTTGATGAGATACTAGAACAGGCAGCTGCCCATGCACAGGAATGGCTGGAGTCCCGGCTCAAGGAGATGAAGTCCCAGTGA
- a CDS encoding prefoldin subunit beta — MAQQLPPELQQELMKFDNIRRQHDALQGVLQQMKSELTELKGTLEELSKLPDDTVTYRIVGQVMFKVEKPKLVDDLEDKRRTTELSLESYTKRAESMAESIREMSAKLQTEFAKYGIQ; from the coding sequence ATGGCTCAACAATTACCCCCCGAATTGCAACAGGAATTAATGAAATTTGATAATATTCGCCGTCAACATGACGCCCTTCAAGGCGTACTTCAACAGATGAAGTCCGAACTGACTGAGTTAAAAGGTACCCTCGAGGAACTGAGCAAGCTCCCCGATGATACGGTGACGTATCGGATTGTTGGCCAGGTCATGTTCAAGGTTGAAAAGCCAAAGCTGGTTGATGATCTTGAAGATAAGAGGCGAACAACAGAGCTCTCTCTAGAGTCTTATACCAAGCGGGCTGAGAGTATGGCCGAATCAATACGTGAAATGTCCGCCAAGCTACAAACCGAGTTTGCGAAGTATGGTATTCAGTGA